The following proteins come from a genomic window of Alicyclobacillus dauci:
- the coaD gene encoding pantetheine-phosphate adenylyltransferase, whose protein sequence is MVVPRAVYPGTFDPITLGHLDILKNAVVLFDEVVVAVMHNPSKQPLFKLEERIEMVRQATQEWTNVSVDSFSGLLVDYYLDKGFQAVVRGIRNASDLQVEMQMAHMNEALNPQHHTVFFPTTPKYSFVSSSLVKDVAMHGGDISQFVTPQVNEAVRNRLGENPFQVKR, encoded by the coding sequence ATGGTAGTGCCTCGTGCAGTATATCCAGGTACGTTTGATCCAATAACGCTTGGGCATCTCGACATCCTAAAAAATGCAGTTGTTTTGTTCGACGAAGTCGTTGTCGCCGTCATGCATAATCCGTCCAAGCAGCCCTTATTTAAACTTGAAGAACGAATTGAAATGGTCCGACAAGCGACTCAGGAGTGGACGAACGTGAGCGTCGATTCGTTTTCGGGACTCCTGGTTGATTACTACTTGGACAAGGGATTCCAAGCGGTCGTTCGCGGTATCCGAAATGCTTCCGATCTGCAGGTGGAAATGCAGATGGCACACATGAACGAGGCACTCAATCCCCAACATCACACAGTATTCTTTCCAACAACACCGAAGTATTCATTTGTCAGTTCATCCTTGGTGAAGGACGTAGCCATGCATGGTGGTGATATATCCCAGTTTGTTACACCACAGGTTAACGAGGCAGTCCGTAATCGGTTAGGGGAGAATCCGTTTCAGGTGAAGAGGTGA
- the rsmD gene encoding 16S rRNA (guanine(966)-N(2))-methyltransferase RsmD: protein MRVIAGKWKSHMLKAPKGSDTRPTTDRVKESMFNLLPHQLEGVVVDLFAGSGALGIEALSRGAESAVFVDADRRAVSVIRDNLTRLGALEQSRVWSCDWKSAIRRIPSEVGSVTWIFLDPPYRAHLWEPVMQSLSDFPLTGGVLCEMPKDVSLPDEINGLVQVKYKVYGDIAVGIYTKESQKVHR, encoded by the coding sequence ATGCGTGTGATTGCAGGTAAGTGGAAAAGTCATATGTTGAAAGCCCCAAAAGGGTCGGACACAAGACCGACGACGGATCGGGTAAAAGAATCCATGTTCAATTTGCTACCGCATCAATTGGAGGGTGTCGTTGTCGATTTGTTTGCGGGATCAGGGGCGCTCGGGATCGAAGCATTGAGCCGCGGGGCCGAATCTGCAGTTTTCGTGGACGCAGATAGACGGGCCGTGTCGGTCATCCGTGACAATCTAACGCGACTTGGCGCACTTGAACAAAGTCGTGTTTGGTCTTGTGATTGGAAGTCTGCCATTCGGCGTATTCCGAGCGAAGTGGGTTCAGTGACGTGGATTTTTCTCGATCCGCCTTATCGAGCTCATCTTTGGGAGCCAGTAATGCAGTCGTTGAGCGATTTTCCACTTACGGGCGGCGTGTTGTGTGAAATGCCCAAGGATGTTTCTTTGCCGGACGAAATAAATGGGCTTGTTCAAGTGAAATATAAGGTCTATGGCGATATTGCTGTAGGTATCTATACGAAGGAGTCCCAAAAGGTTCACAGGTAA
- the fapR gene encoding transcription factor FapR: MLKKSERRYALVALLEQNPFATDEQLAERFGVSVATIRLDRSALHIPEVRERIRRVASDRQDDVRSLDEQELIGRLVKLELNRYAESELAVVSSHVFRRTNIVRGHVLFAQINSLAIALMDADVAVTAKTELRFYRPVHLGDSVRARVDVIGEHGDVVRCRAISQVDSEIAVQGIIWVHKDPSNLGAEIMDEGEAR; the protein is encoded by the coding sequence ATTCTGAAGAAATCTGAGCGACGGTACGCCCTTGTTGCCCTGTTGGAGCAGAATCCGTTTGCGACCGATGAACAATTGGCGGAGCGTTTTGGGGTCAGTGTGGCGACCATTCGTCTCGACCGCAGTGCCCTGCACATTCCGGAAGTGCGGGAACGAATTCGCCGTGTTGCATCGGATAGGCAAGATGACGTACGCTCCTTGGACGAGCAAGAGTTGATTGGTCGACTCGTCAAGCTGGAATTGAATCGATATGCCGAGTCGGAACTGGCTGTCGTGTCTAGTCACGTGTTCCGCCGGACGAATATTGTTCGAGGCCATGTTTTGTTCGCACAGATCAATTCATTGGCGATTGCCCTGATGGACGCGGATGTTGCTGTGACAGCGAAGACAGAACTCCGGTTTTATCGACCAGTGCACCTGGGCGATTCAGTGCGTGCACGGGTTGATGTGATTGGCGAACACGGCGATGTGGTACGTTGTCGTGCTATCAGCCAAGTGGATTCGGAGATTGCCGTCCAAGGGATCATATGGGTTCACAAAGATCCATCCAACCTTGGGGCGGAAATTATGGATGAGGGGGAAGCTCGGTGA
- the rpmF gene encoding 50S ribosomal protein L32: MAVQQHRSSKTRKRLRRTHFKLEKPTLVICPQCGEYKLPHHACKNCGTYKGRTVLAVK; encoded by the coding sequence GTGGCTGTACAACAACATCGTAGTTCCAAGACGAGAAAACGTCTGCGTAGAACGCATTTTAAGTTAGAAAAACCAACCTTGGTGATTTGCCCGCAATGTGGGGAATACAAACTTCCACACCATGCGTGCAAAAACTGCGGTACGTATAAAGGACGAACGGTTCTCGCAGTTAAGTAA
- a CDS encoding YceD family protein, protein MQLNIKSIKREGQLEFDETVRLPRIAREDVDIADVGPVHVKGTATWADPLLMVEGEINTMITYICSRCLTHFDRPLTTSVSVTYTTDDVQADDEIKRAPDDVLDLTSDLEESIFLAVDDKPLCRKDCKGLCPECGGNRNEQTCSCDTRKVDPRLAALKDLLSDDDSE, encoded by the coding sequence ATGCAGTTAAACATCAAATCGATTAAGCGAGAAGGACAGCTTGAGTTCGACGAGACGGTCCGTCTTCCACGAATTGCTCGTGAAGATGTGGATATCGCCGATGTTGGGCCAGTTCATGTCAAGGGAACAGCTACCTGGGCGGATCCCCTACTCATGGTTGAAGGCGAAATCAATACGATGATCACGTATATATGCAGTCGTTGTTTGACGCACTTTGATAGGCCATTGACCACAAGTGTGTCAGTTACCTACACGACGGATGACGTACAAGCAGACGACGAGATCAAACGTGCGCCTGATGACGTTCTGGACCTCACGTCAGATTTGGAGGAGAGCATTTTTCTAGCTGTTGACGATAAGCCTCTCTGTCGGAAAGATTGTAAAGGATTGTGCCCGGAATGCGGCGGGAATCGCAATGAGCAAACATGTAGTTGCGATACTCGAAAAGTTGATCCACGCTTGGCTGCATTAAAAGACTTGCTTTCGGACGATGATTCAGAGTAA
- a CDS encoding patatin-like phospholipase family protein produces MHVRIALALGSGGAKGFAHIGVISALSDHHIPIHAIAGSSMGSLVGACYAMGTSPRMMEGIAVALKRRLWLDFTVPKMGLIQGDRVREVVALLTRNGRIEDANIPLAIVATELLSRQRVVFRSGSIADAVRASISIPGAFVPFIRDGSVYVDGGVLDRVPVRAAWELGADVVIGVDVGMTPTGTVPGSMIDVIMQSLEIMQDQVHATDSQTASITIVPEVSHIGTAQFSRAGEAIDLGYQATVRRIPEITSLLGEKVQHQ; encoded by the coding sequence ATGCATGTGCGTATTGCGTTGGCTCTCGGCTCGGGTGGGGCAAAAGGCTTTGCCCATATTGGGGTCATCTCAGCCTTGTCCGATCACCATATACCGATTCACGCTATTGCCGGATCGAGTATGGGCAGTCTAGTCGGCGCATGTTATGCAATGGGGACATCGCCCAGGATGATGGAAGGAATTGCGGTTGCGCTGAAGCGTCGTCTTTGGCTTGACTTCACGGTCCCAAAAATGGGATTGATCCAAGGTGACAGAGTACGGGAAGTCGTTGCCTTATTAACCCGAAATGGCCGCATTGAGGACGCAAACATTCCTCTTGCCATCGTTGCAACTGAGTTGCTATCCAGGCAGCGTGTCGTCTTTCGTTCCGGCTCCATTGCGGATGCTGTACGAGCAAGTATTTCCATCCCGGGTGCTTTTGTTCCGTTTATCCGAGATGGATCGGTTTATGTGGACGGGGGAGTACTTGACAGAGTTCCTGTGCGTGCAGCGTGGGAGCTTGGAGCGGATGTGGTCATTGGTGTGGATGTCGGAATGACGCCAACAGGTACCGTGCCGGGATCGATGATTGATGTCATCATGCAAAGTCTTGAGATCATGCAAGATCAAGTTCACGCCACAGATAGCCAGACGGCGTCCATTACCATTGTGCCGGAGGTATCACACATTGGTACTGCGCAATTTTCCCGGGCCGGTGAAGCGATTGACTTGGGGTACCAAGCAACGGTGCGCAGAATACCTGAAATTACATCATTGCTTGGAGAAAAAGTTCAGCACCAATAA